The DNA region AAGCGTTCCCATCGGGTGTATCTGAAGAGAATGCTGATTTCGGAGAAGGCCGAGAATATTTTGCCGGATTGGGCTTTCTTTGTGAAATGCCTGATCTGGACAGATGAGCTTCAACCGACGGCTTCACGAGAGCATTTTTATGAAAATGAAAAGCTGGAAGAGGTACGCTCCGAACTCGGTGATGCTCTTCGTCAAGGGTTGGCCGACATGGCAGAGAGTCAACCGGAGCGGTTGCAGAAGCTGATACGTCTCCATGCCCTGTCGATGAAGGCACTGGCTGTGCAGGATCAGGAATTTTACGCGATGATTCATCGCTGGCTTCCGTTTGAGAGCACTCGTGGTCATCGGGAACTGGGCGAGCTGATGGACGAGGGAGAGACGTTGTACTTCACTACCTCGGTGGATGAGTATCGCCAGATTCATCATGTCGCCTCTGCCCAATCGATGCTGGTTATTAACGGTGGATACATCTACGACAGTGATTTGATGGCGATGCTGCCACTCGCAGTACAGCATGTAAAGACGGAACGATTACAGCCGGATGAAGTATCCATGAGCTTCACCGACGTGCCGCCGAGTGAACGGAACCAGTATTATGATGCGCTGCGCCTCGCTGATTCTGCATTACAACGTTTCCGCTGCCGTGCAGAGGTCAAAGGGTTTAAGCCGGCGGATTTGCCTGTGCTGTTCACACTCTCGCAGGAGTCTTCCACGCTCCGTGCCTTGGAAAAAGCAAGCGAGGAGAGTACAGAGTTGTTCTCTTCTGTCCTTGGTTCATTGTCTTCAGGGATTAGTTCCGCAGGATATTCGACACTGTACCTGAACATTAACAATCCCATTATTCAGCGAGTACTGACGTCACCAGATGCCCAAATGACCCCGATTGCCATGGAGATGTTGTATGTCAACGCACTGATGATGGGGCATTATGCCATGAATCGACAGGAGCTTGAGGTGCTGAATCAAGGCATCGTTCGGTTTATTGATTGGGGTTTGCGTGCGAATATGGATCGTAAGGGGGATGCCTGATGAAGACAGAGATGGATTTTGAGGATTTGATGGATGAAGCCTACGGCTTGCCAAATGGAACAGCAAAGCTGGGCATGCTGGAGGAAGCGGCAAGAGTAGCCGATGTGCATGGCATGGAGGAGGAAGCGTACGAGGCGCGTTCGGAGATCGTGGAGACGGCAACATTTTGCGGTTATCCGATGAAAGCATTGATTGCATTTTCCTGGCAGCTGGGCAAGTTTGATCAACAACCTGAACAATATGACGAAGAAACGTTAATGTGGTCGTACAAATGGATTTTGGGCGAGTTATCCAGCTTCCCGGAAGTGTCTCGCGATAAAATGATGGAGCTGTTGGAGGACTTTGGACGTCGCTTCAAGTCATTTGGATACAGTGAACGTTCGTACTGGTATTATCGTTTCCGCATATCCATGGATCTTGGCGATCTGGAGGAGGCTGGAAACAGCTATACGAAGTTCAGAAGCATGGACCGTGACTTTATGAGTGATTGTGAAGCCTGTGAGCAGGATGAGATCATGCGATATTGGATACTCGTTGGAGATGATGAGAAGGTATTGGAAGCGGCGAAGCCCATTTTGAAAGGGCGAATGAGCTGTGC from Paenibacillus sp. JNUCC-31 includes:
- a CDS encoding HSP90 family protein, encoding MTASNEYRFQVNLSGMIQILSNHLYSSPKVFLRELMQNATDAITARTEAEPGFQGEVRVELTGTGEHRTMMVEDNGIGLTEADIHEFLAMIGQSSKRGQQALLDGETSFIGRFGIGLLSCFMVSHEIVMLTQSAKGGPSMEWRGKPDGTYTIRQLDTQLSPGTKVYLRSTPDAAHYFETEYVNEALFYYGALLPYPVTLHSDGVQHIVNSQSPTWLMEPELARGRRAEVLAFGERLLGEKFQDYIPLTTASGRTGGIAYVLPHAVNLNAKRSHRVYLKRMLISEKAENILPDWAFFVKCLIWTDELQPTASREHFYENEKLEEVRSELGDALRQGLADMAESQPERLQKLIRLHALSMKALAVQDQEFYAMIHRWLPFESTRGHRELGELMDEGETLYFTTSVDEYRQIHHVASAQSMLVINGGYIYDSDLMAMLPLAVQHVKTERLQPDEVSMSFTDVPPSERNQYYDALRLADSALQRFRCRAEVKGFKPADLPVLFTLSQESSTLRALEKASEESTELFSSVLGSLSSGISSAGYSTLYLNINNPIIQRVLTSPDAQMTPIAMEMLYVNALMMGHYAMNRQELEVLNQGIVRFIDWGLRANMDRKGDA